In a genomic window of Mycobacteriales bacterium:
- a CDS encoding alpha/beta fold hydrolase produces MSTPDPGDYGEPLQAETEDGLALSGVHLPGPDRSLAVVVGHGFTGSVSRHSVRRILEAAATFAGVIACDFRGHGDSPGRSTLGDAEVLDLEAAVQAARERGYERIATLGFSMGGSVALRHAALRGGVDAVVSVSALSRWFVRDTLPMRRVHWLCETALGRATARCLMRTRLVNHWDVVPESPVEVVGRIPPTPLLIVHGDRDFYFPVEHPRALAAAAGPDADLWIIAGMGHAELGTTPALMSDIGRWIRARTAGVDEVAPVADRSDPVGP; encoded by the coding sequence GTGAGCACCCCCGATCCGGGCGACTACGGCGAGCCCCTCCAGGCCGAGACCGAAGACGGCCTGGCACTGTCCGGCGTCCATCTGCCCGGGCCGGACCGCTCGCTCGCCGTGGTCGTGGGCCACGGCTTCACCGGCTCGGTGTCCCGGCACAGCGTCCGCCGGATCCTGGAGGCGGCAGCGACGTTCGCCGGGGTGATCGCCTGCGACTTCCGCGGCCACGGCGACTCACCCGGCCGGTCGACCCTCGGCGACGCCGAGGTGCTGGATCTGGAGGCGGCGGTCCAGGCCGCGCGCGAGCGCGGTTACGAGCGGATCGCCACGCTCGGCTTCTCGATGGGGGGCTCGGTCGCGCTGCGGCACGCCGCGCTCCGCGGCGGGGTCGATGCAGTCGTGAGCGTCAGCGCGCTGTCCCGGTGGTTCGTGCGCGACACGCTGCCGATGCGGCGGGTGCACTGGCTCTGCGAGACCGCGCTCGGCCGGGCCACCGCCCGATGCCTGATGCGCACCCGGCTGGTCAACCACTGGGACGTCGTCCCCGAGTCGCCGGTGGAGGTCGTGGGACGGATCCCGCCGACTCCGCTGCTGATCGTGCACGGCGACCGTGACTTCTACTTCCCGGTCGAACACCCCCGGGCCCTGGCCGCGGCTGCAGGCCCGGACGCCGACCTGTGGATCATTGCCGGGATGGGACACGCGGAACTCGGGACGACGCCGGCGCTGATGAGCGACATCGGGCGGTGGATCCGTGCTCGGACGGCGGGCGTCGACGAGGTCGCACCCGTGGCTGACCGGTCCGACCCGGTCGGCCCGTGA
- a CDS encoding DUF1416 domain-containing protein translates to MCGAPDQDATLAGVADTETVIQGRVVRDGAPAASAYVRLLDGSGEFTAEVPTGASGGFRFFAAPGTWTLRALAPGAQAEQAVAADRGVTDVTLELA, encoded by the coding sequence ATGTGTGGAGCACCTGACCAGGACGCGACGCTCGCCGGCGTCGCCGACACCGAAACCGTGATCCAGGGGCGGGTCGTGCGTGACGGCGCCCCGGCGGCGTCGGCGTACGTCCGGCTGCTGGACGGCTCGGGAGAGTTCACCGCCGAGGTGCCGACCGGGGCCTCGGGCGGGTTCCGGTTCTTCGCCGCGCCCGGTACCTGGACGCTGCGGGCACTGGCCCCCGGTGCCCAGGCCGAGCAGGCGGTGGCCGCAGACCGCGGTGTCACCGACGTGACACTCGAACTGGCCTGA
- a CDS encoding DUF4395 domain-containing protein: MHVDSRGLRFSAWITTVVLAVVLVTGSGWLLLAQTLVFAVGAFAGLRYAPYGVLYRRAVAPHLHSPAQREPEPPPRFAQGVGFVFAAVGTAGFLVGIPALGLAAAGIALAAAFLNAAFGLCLGCQTYLIIVRTTNHKGATA; encoded by the coding sequence GTGCACGTCGATTCACGTGGTCTGCGGTTTTCCGCCTGGATCACGACCGTGGTGCTGGCGGTCGTCCTGGTGACCGGCAGCGGCTGGCTGCTACTGGCCCAGACGCTGGTCTTCGCGGTGGGGGCGTTCGCCGGGCTGCGGTATGCGCCGTACGGCGTCCTCTACCGGCGGGCCGTGGCCCCGCACCTCCACTCACCGGCACAACGCGAGCCGGAGCCGCCGCCGAGGTTCGCGCAGGGTGTTGGCTTCGTGTTCGCCGCCGTTGGGACCGCCGGCTTCCTCGTCGGGATCCCGGCGCTCGGCCTGGCCGCCGCCGGCATCGCACTCGCGGCGGCGTTCCTCAACGCCGCCTTCGGCCTGTGCCTCGGATGTCAGACGTATCTGATCATCGTCCGTACCACCAATCACAAGGGAGCTACCGCATGA
- a CDS encoding DUF2993 domain-containing protein, with protein MRKLLIALVVLVLLLVLADRAAAFAAESIAAGDLRNQLNLTQKPDVTVHGWPFLTQLADGRYDDIEVSAHDVDVSQLAGLSVDVHLIGAHIPAGDVIHRRVSNVPVDRVQGQVTVPYADIASASKVPGLQLHKSGDGVAITAPLTVFGQRLSITATATVAVSGDALRIGAQAPKTGQGSLAGAALSQVLGALSFEVPLGRLPFGVQVTDVHPAAGGIVAAGRVDHVVLRRDALLTAP; from the coding sequence GTGCGTAAGCTGCTCATCGCGCTGGTGGTGCTCGTCCTCCTCCTCGTTCTCGCCGACCGGGCGGCGGCCTTCGCCGCGGAATCGATCGCCGCAGGCGACCTCCGCAACCAGTTGAATCTCACCCAGAAGCCGGACGTCACGGTGCACGGCTGGCCGTTCCTCACCCAGCTCGCCGACGGCCGGTACGACGACATCGAGGTCAGTGCGCACGATGTCGACGTCTCCCAGCTCGCCGGGCTGTCGGTCGACGTACACCTGATCGGCGCGCACATCCCGGCCGGCGATGTCATCCATCGCCGGGTGAGCAACGTCCCGGTCGACCGGGTGCAGGGACAGGTCACCGTGCCCTACGCCGACATCGCCTCGGCCAGCAAGGTGCCCGGCCTGCAGCTGCACAAGTCCGGTGACGGCGTGGCCATCACCGCACCACTGACCGTGTTCGGCCAGCGCCTATCCATCACCGCGACCGCCACGGTCGCGGTGTCCGGCGACGCGCTGCGGATCGGCGCGCAGGCCCCGAAGACCGGGCAGGGCAGCCTGGCCGGGGCGGCCCTGTCGCAGGTGCTCGGCGCGTTGAGCTTCGAGGTGCCGCTCGGGCGGTTGCCGTTCGGGGTGCAGGTCACCGACGTGCATCCGGCCGCGGGCGGGATCGTCGCTGCCGGCCGGGTCGACCACGTCGTGTTGCGGCGCGACGCTCTGCTCACGGCGCCATAA
- a CDS encoding thioredoxin family protein, with the protein MTGVVVLAVVLVGATAMGLLWRSRDGRVRPAPEATELLADATLAGLGVDPAAADTTLVQFSSAFCAPCRATRAILARVAADTPGVAHVEVDAESHLDEVRALDIRRTPTVLIVDRSGRVVTRAVGQPRLADVRAAVARDRAAD; encoded by the coding sequence GTGACCGGTGTCGTCGTTCTCGCCGTCGTCCTCGTCGGGGCGACCGCCATGGGCCTGCTCTGGCGGAGCCGCGACGGCCGGGTGCGTCCCGCGCCGGAAGCCACCGAGTTGCTCGCCGACGCCACCCTCGCCGGGCTGGGCGTGGATCCCGCGGCGGCCGACACGACCCTGGTGCAGTTCTCCTCGGCGTTCTGCGCGCCGTGCCGGGCCACCCGCGCGATTCTCGCCCGCGTGGCCGCCGACACCCCCGGCGTGGCCCACGTCGAGGTCGACGCGGAATCCCATCTGGACGAGGTGCGGGCCCTCGACATCCGGCGTACGCCGACCGTCCTGATCGTCGACCGGAGCGGTCGGGTGGTCACCCGGGCGGTTGGCCAGCCCCGCCTGGCCGACGTCCGCGCGGCGGTCGCCCGGGATCGGGCCGCGGACTGA
- a CDS encoding sulfurtransferase: protein MSRSDVLVSADWAEKNLDTPGVVFVEVDEDVSAYDGGHIPGAVKLDWKKDLQDGVRRDFVDQEQFEKLLSARGIGNDDTVVLYGGNNNWFAAYAYWYFKVYGHQDVKLLDGGRKKWELESRTLTSDPTKRPATTYKAKAQDSSIRAFRDEVVKAINAKNLVDVRSPDEFSGKLLAPAHLPQEQSQVGGHIPSAINVPWSKAANDDGTFKSDDELRKLYGDAGLDDGRETIAYCRIGERSSHTWFVLRELLGHSKVKNYDGSWTEYGSLVGVPVQKGA, encoded by the coding sequence ATGAGCAGATCCGACGTGCTCGTCTCCGCCGACTGGGCGGAGAAGAATCTCGACACCCCCGGCGTCGTCTTCGTCGAGGTCGACGAAGACGTATCCGCCTACGACGGCGGGCACATCCCCGGCGCCGTCAAGCTGGACTGGAAGAAGGACCTGCAGGACGGCGTCCGCCGCGACTTCGTCGACCAGGAGCAGTTCGAGAAGCTGCTGTCGGCGCGCGGCATCGGCAACGACGACACCGTCGTGCTCTACGGCGGCAACAACAACTGGTTCGCGGCCTACGCCTACTGGTACTTCAAGGTCTACGGCCACCAGGACGTCAAGCTGCTCGACGGCGGTCGCAAGAAGTGGGAGCTCGAGTCGCGCACCCTGACCAGCGACCCGACCAAGCGTCCCGCGACGACCTACAAGGCCAAGGCGCAGGACAGCTCGATCCGGGCGTTCCGCGACGAGGTGGTCAAGGCGATCAACGCCAAGAACCTGGTCGACGTACGGTCGCCCGACGAGTTCTCCGGCAAGCTGCTCGCGCCGGCGCATCTTCCGCAGGAGCAGAGCCAGGTCGGCGGCCACATCCCGTCGGCGATCAACGTGCCGTGGAGCAAGGCGGCCAACGACGACGGCACCTTCAAGTCCGACGACGAGCTGCGCAAGCTCTACGGCGACGCGGGTCTCGACGACGGCCGCGAGACGATCGCCTACTGCCGGATCGGTGAGCGCTCGTCGCACACCTGGTTCGTGCTGCGCGAGCTGCTCGGTCACTCGAAGGTGAAGAACTACGACGGATCCTGGACCGAATACGGCTCGCTGGTGGGCGTTCCGGTCCAGAAGGGAGCCTGA